A region of Sugiyamaella lignohabitans strain CBS 10342 chromosome A, complete sequence DNA encodes the following proteins:
- the PRE4 gene encoding proteasome core particle subunit beta 7 (Beta 7 subunit of the 20S proteasome; GO_component: GO:0005737 - cytoplasm [Evidence IEA,IEA]; GO_component: GO:0005789 - endoplasmic reticulum membrane [Evidence IC] [PMID 9087403]; GO_component: GO:0005634 - nucleus [Evidence IEA,IEA]; GO_component: GO:0005634 - nucleus [Evidence IC] [PMID 9087403]; GO_component: GO:0000502 - proteasome complex [Evidence IEA]; GO_component: GO:0005839 - proteasome core complex [Evidence IEA]; GO_component: GO:0019774 - proteasome core complex, beta-subunit complex [Evidence IDA] [PMID 9087403]; GO_component: GO:0034515 - proteasome storage granule [Evidence IDA] [PMID 18504300]; GO_function: GO:0004175 - endopeptidase activity [Evidence IEA]; GO_function: GO:0016787 - hydrolase activity [Evidence IEA]; GO_function: GO:0003674 - molecular_function [Evidence ND]; GO_function: GO:0008233 - peptidase activity [Evidence IEA]; GO_function: GO:0004298 - threonine-type endopeptidase activity [Evidence IEA,IEA]; GO_process: GO:0010499 - proteasomal ubiquitin-independent protein catabolic process [Evidence IDA] [PMID 19162040]; GO_process: GO:0043248 - proteasome assembly [Evidence IGI] [PMID 17911101]; GO_process: GO:0043161 - proteasome-mediated ubiquitin-dependent protein catabolic process [Evidence IDA] [PMID 11545745]; GO_process: GO:0043161 - proteasome-mediated ubiquitin-dependent protein catabolic process [Evidence IDA] [PMID 19029916]; GO_process: GO:0006508 - proteolysis [Evidence IEA]; GO_process: GO:0051603 - proteolysis involved in cellular protein catabolic process [Evidence IEA]), whose amino-acid sequence MEHHQVNWGRPRDDIYGAYDRSIHNATASMPTVHTQQPIVTGTSVIGIKFDKGVIIAADNLGKLNSLAQCFLTGIKPRTTGCFGLSGLANGMY is encoded by the coding sequence ATGGAGCATCATCAAGTTAATTGGGGTCGTCCTCGTGATGACATCTACGGGGCATATGATAGAAGTATTCATAACGCCACTGCCTCTATGCCAACAGTACATACTCAGCAACCAATTGTCACCGGTACTAGTGTAATTGGAATCAAATTCGATAAAGGTGTTATCATTGCTGCGGATAATTTAGGTAAGTTGAATTCTCTAGCACAATGTTTTTTGACTGGCATCAAGCCTCGAACAACTGGATGCTTTGGACTCTCTGGACTCGCCAATGGCATGTACTAG
- the PRE4 gene encoding proteasome core particle subunit beta 7 (Beta 7 subunit of the 20S proteasome; GO_component: GO:0005737 - cytoplasm [Evidence IEA,IEA]; GO_component: GO:0005789 - endoplasmic reticulum membrane [Evidence IC] [PMID 9087403]; GO_component: GO:0005634 - nucleus [Evidence IEA,IEA]; GO_component: GO:0005634 - nucleus [Evidence IC] [PMID 9087403]; GO_component: GO:0000502 - proteasome complex [Evidence IEA]; GO_component: GO:0005839 - proteasome core complex [Evidence IEA]; GO_component: GO:0019774 - proteasome core complex, beta-subunit complex [Evidence IDA] [PMID 9087403]; GO_component: GO:0034515 - proteasome storage granule [Evidence IDA] [PMID 18504300]; GO_function: GO:0004175 - endopeptidase activity [Evidence IEA]; GO_function: GO:0016787 - hydrolase activity [Evidence IEA]; GO_function: GO:0003674 - molecular_function [Evidence ND]; GO_function: GO:0008233 - peptidase activity [Evidence IEA]; GO_function: GO:0004298 - threonine-type endopeptidase activity [Evidence IEA,IEA]; GO_process: GO:0010499 - proteasomal ubiquitin-independent protein catabolic process [Evidence IDA] [PMID 19162040]; GO_process: GO:0043248 - proteasome assembly [Evidence IGI] [PMID 17911101]; GO_process: GO:0043161 - proteasome-mediated ubiquitin-dependent protein catabolic process [Evidence IDA] [PMID 11545745]; GO_process: GO:0043161 - proteasome-mediated ubiquitin-dependent protein catabolic process [Evidence IDA] [PMID 19029916]; GO_process: GO:0006508 - proteolysis [Evidence IEA]; GO_process: GO:0051603 - proteolysis involved in cellular protein catabolic process [Evidence IEA]), translated as MDPLWNSVLVAGFDNGEPFLSYVDLLGVTYSAPTLATGFGSYLAIPLLRKLVDKEGDEKLVNEQQARAAIDECMKVLFYRDARSIDKYSVATITKESGVRIEKDLRCEDMSWKFAKDIRGYGTQRE; from the coding sequence ATGGATCCTCTATGGAACTCTGTTTTAGTTGCTGGGTTCGATAATGGTGAACCATTTCTTTCATATGTGGATTTATTAGGTGTCACCTATTCTGCTCCTACTTTGGCAACTGGATTCGGTTCGTACCTAGCAATTCCTCTTCTACGTAAATTGGTCGACAAGGAAGGTGACGAGAAACTAGTGAATGAACAACAAGCTCGTGCCGCCATTGATGAATGTATGAAAGTATTGTTCTATAGAGACGCACGCAGTATAGATAAGTACTCCGTGGCCACTATCACAAAGGAGTCTGGGGTAAGAATCGAGAAGGATCTGCGCTGTGAAGACATGAGTTGGAAATTTGCCAAAGATATTCGTGGCTACGGCACTCAACGGGAGTGA